A genomic window from Terrisporobacter glycolicus ATCC 14880 = DSM 1288 includes:
- a CDS encoding stage III sporulation protein AF, protein MIASIKEWIISIIVGAFIINIVDMILPNTKVKPYINLVCNFIFVFMIISPVVSFFSSNMSLEDTILKKMGDYSKMYVDSYNDLAGKTNNENLSKGYKDGLKSVLQLKLDEYGYELEDLKINGSDIETIKIKEKNSNNDNSKDIQSNDTQEEEVFRSKSELNLKESKLKEDLIKVLDVSIEDIEID, encoded by the coding sequence ATTATTGCTAGTATAAAGGAATGGATAATATCGATTATAGTAGGGGCATTTATTATTAATATTGTAGATATGATTTTACCAAACACTAAAGTAAAGCCATATATAAATTTGGTATGTAACTTCATATTCGTATTTATGATAATAAGTCCTGTAGTAAGTTTTTTTTCAAGTAACATGTCGTTGGAAGATACAATATTAAAAAAAATGGGCGATTACTCAAAAATGTATGTGGATAGTTATAATGATTTAGCAGGAAAAACAAATAATGAAAATTTAAGCAAAGGATATAAAGATGGTCTTAAAAGTGTGTTACAACTCAAATTAGACGAGTACGGGTATGAATTAGAAGATTTGAAAATCAATGGATCAGACATTGAAACTATAAAAATAAAAGAAAAAAACAGTAATAATGACAATAGTAAGGACATACAATCTAATGACACACAAGAAGAAGAAGTGTTTAGAAGTAAAAGTGAGCTGAACTTAAAAGAAAGTAAACTAAAAGAAGACTTAATAAAGGTACTAGATGTATCCATTGAGGATATAGAAATTGATTAA
- the plsX gene encoding phosphate acyltransferase PlsX has translation MRIVVDGMGGDNAPKAVVGGVVDAIKEYNVEIVITGDKEILEKEFASYEFNRSKLEIVHTMEVIENEDKPVQAIRRKKDSSMVVGLNLVKEKKADAIVSAGSTGALLTGATLVVGRIKGIDRPCLCPCMPNIKGSMTIIADGGANADCKARNLSEFAMMANIYLKRVLNMENPRIGLANIGSEEGKGNELVKAAYEELKNMDLNFIGNVEGRDVIESKADVIVCDGFTGNIMLKTCEGVAMGMMKLMKETLMSSTKGKLGALLIKEDLRKLKAFMDYSEYGGAPFLGVKGGVIKAHGSSDSKAIKNAIKQAINFVNGNVVEDIKSYLQAQKEDENKEEN, from the coding sequence ATGAGAATAGTAGTAGATGGAATGGGTGGAGATAATGCTCCTAAAGCTGTAGTAGGTGGGGTTGTTGACGCTATAAAAGAATATAATGTAGAAATAGTAATCACAGGAGATAAAGAAATACTTGAAAAAGAGTTTGCATCATATGAATTTAATAGAAGTAAATTAGAGATAGTACATACTATGGAAGTTATAGAAAATGAAGATAAACCAGTTCAAGCAATAAGAAGAAAAAAAGATTCATCTATGGTTGTAGGTTTGAATTTAGTAAAAGAAAAGAAAGCTGATGCTATAGTGTCAGCAGGTAGTACAGGAGCTTTGCTTACAGGAGCTACTTTAGTAGTTGGAAGAATAAAAGGAATAGACAGACCTTGCCTTTGTCCTTGTATGCCAAATATAAAAGGAAGTATGACTATAATAGCAGATGGTGGAGCTAATGCAGACTGTAAAGCTAGAAATTTAAGTGAGTTCGCTATGATGGCCAATATTTATCTTAAAAGAGTGTTAAATATGGAAAATCCAAGAATCGGTCTTGCAAATATTGGATCTGAAGAAGGAAAAGGAAATGAACTAGTAAAAGCAGCTTACGAAGAGTTAAAAAATATGGACTTAAATTTCATAGGTAATGTGGAAGGTAGAGATGTTATAGAATCTAAGGCAGATGTAATAGTTTGTGATGGTTTCACAGGTAATATAATGTTAAAAACTTGTGAAGGCGTGGCAATGGGAATGATGAAGCTTATGAAGGAAACTTTAATGAGTAGCACAAAAGGCAAGCTTGGAGCATTATTAATAAAAGAAGATTTAAGAAAGCTAAAAGCATTTATGGACTATTCTGAATATGGTGGTGCACCTTTCTTAGGAGTAAAAGGTGGAGTAATAAAAGCTCATGGAAGTTCAGACTCAAAGGCTATAAAAAATGCTATAAAGCAAGCTATAAACTTTGTGAATGGTAATGTGGTAGAAGATATAAAATCATACTTACAAGCCCAAAAAGAAGATGAAAATAAAGAAGAAAACTAA
- the spoIIIAA gene encoding stage III sporulation protein AA, protein MKLSDEIINSLSLNLRNKIKTIQGEDIEEIRLRINKPLIINGNQKDYFYNEKYNKLDPNMDKAYIVTKEDVDQTFQIICKYSIHSFMDDIKKGFVTLRGGHRVGIVGKAIVENGKVENIKHISSLNIRISKEVKSCSDKVMDHIIKSPTKINNTIIISPPQCGKTTLLRDIVRNLSNGTEKYNFKGVNVALIDERNEIAGSYLGIPQMDVGIRTDIIETCPKDVGIMMVLRSMSPNVIITDEIGTEKDIKALYNALNGGVGLITTVHGDSIEDIRNRKELNNLLDEELFKKVILLSAKRGPGTVEKIYDLQEKRWYFAN, encoded by the coding sequence ATGAAACTATCTGATGAAATTATTAATTCATTATCTCTTAATTTAAGGAATAAAATTAAAACAATTCAAGGAGAGGATATTGAAGAAATAAGACTTAGAATCAACAAACCTTTGATAATTAACGGGAACCAGAAAGACTACTTTTATAATGAAAAGTATAATAAATTAGACCCAAATATGGACAAGGCTTATATAGTAACTAAAGAAGATGTGGATCAGACCTTTCAAATTATATGCAAATACTCTATTCACTCATTTATGGATGATATAAAAAAAGGATTTGTAACTTTAAGAGGGGGGCACAGAGTAGGTATAGTTGGAAAAGCCATAGTTGAAAATGGAAAAGTTGAAAATATAAAACATATATCTTCTTTGAATATAAGAATATCTAAGGAAGTTAAAAGCTGTTCTGACAAAGTCATGGATCATATTATAAAAAGTCCTACTAAAATAAATAACACCATAATAATATCACCGCCTCAGTGTGGTAAAACCACACTTTTAAGAGATATAGTAAGGAATTTAAGTAATGGAACTGAGAAATACAACTTCAAGGGTGTAAATGTGGCTTTAATAGATGAAAGAAATGAAATAGCAGGCTCTTATTTGGGAATACCTCAAATGGATGTGGGAATTAGGACAGACATTATAGAAACATGTCCAAAAGATGTGGGTATAATGATGGTTTTAAGATCAATGTCACCAAATGTAATAATAACAGATGAAATTGGTACGGAAAAAGATATAAAAGCTTTATACAATGCCTTGAATGGAGGTGTTGGGCTTATAACCACAGTGCATGGTGACTCCATTGAAGATATAAGAAATAGAAAAGAGTTAAATAATTTATTAGATGAAGAATTATTTAAAAAGGTTATCTTACTTTCTGCAAAAAGGGGACCAGGAACTGTAGAAAAAATATATGATTTACAAGAAAAGAGATGGTACTTTGCAAATTAA
- the yaaA gene encoding peroxide stress protein YaaA translates to MISIISPAKNMRNIKINNIIPKTIGTNRYFTTETKEIVQVLKSLSPYDIQSLMKINEKIAFQSYAYFQDFNFKEEGVCGLLAYDGLVFKNIKAEDFEFANNHIKILDAFYGIVNPLDEILPYRLEMQYPIKIQDRNLYKFWDNKLYNKLYSEDNVIVNLASEEYAKTVRRFLNENDIFIDIDFKVHKDGKLKTLATLAKIARGQMVKYIVENKINNPEDLKNFKFNNYKFSHNLSTSRKFVFIKED, encoded by the coding sequence TTGATATCAATTATTTCACCTGCCAAAAATATGAGAAATATTAAAATTAATAATATAATTCCCAAAACTATAGGCACCAATAGATATTTTACAACGGAAACAAAGGAAATAGTCCAAGTATTAAAGTCATTAAGTCCATATGATATACAGTCTTTAATGAAAATCAATGAAAAAATAGCATTTCAGTCTTATGCTTATTTCCAGGACTTTAATTTCAAAGAGGAAGGTGTATGTGGCCTTTTAGCTTATGATGGTTTAGTTTTTAAAAATATAAAGGCAGAAGATTTTGAATTTGCTAATAATCATATAAAGATACTAGATGCATTTTATGGTATCGTAAATCCTCTGGATGAAATTTTACCCTATAGACTAGAAATGCAGTATCCCATAAAAATCCAAGATAGAAATCTTTATAAGTTTTGGGATAATAAATTATATAATAAATTATATAGTGAAGATAATGTGATTGTTAATTTAGCTTCTGAAGAATATGCAAAGACCGTAAGAAGATTTTTAAATGAAAATGATATATTTATCGATATAGATTTTAAAGTCCATAAGGACGGAAAATTAAAGACTCTTGCAACATTAGCTAAAATAGCTAGGGGACAAATGGTGAAATATATAGTTGAAAATAAAATAAATAATCCTGAAGACTTAAAAAACTTTAAATTTAATAATTATAAGTTTTCTCATAATTTATCAACTAGTAGAAAATTTGTTTTCATAAAAGAAGATTAG
- the xseB gene encoding exodeoxyribonuclease VII small subunit, translating to MKLTYEEAYEKLEDILMKLESKNTSLDDSLNLYEEGIKLFKHCNKLLEDAELKISKFNKMGVEEDFNMGEE from the coding sequence ATGAAACTTACTTACGAAGAAGCTTATGAAAAATTAGAAGATATTTTGATGAAATTAGAATCAAAAAATACTAGTTTAGATGATTCATTAAATTTATATGAAGAAGGAATAAAATTATTTAAACATTGTAATAAATTATTAGAAGATGCAGAACTTAAAATAAGTAAATTTAATAAAATGGGCGTTGAAGAAGATTTTAATATGGGGGAAGAATAA
- a CDS encoding SpoIIIAH-like family protein, which produces MKFNFKNRGFVVLALSTMLIAVGVINYQLSKQSALTVSKEFEAYEQAQQDKNTDKTKTANNDKDEKNSKETAEITVVDSKDNESDAVKEKSVETSKEIEEQLTSKENMSKSTYILDMKMTREKQRNDLSEELNEIINNPSTTDKSREEASNMKLQLVKYQETELKIENLLSAKGFENALVYIGESNVNVVVNKQDLSKSEAARIFDLVAQQAGVSYDKIKLMNSYSQK; this is translated from the coding sequence ATGAAATTTAATTTTAAGAATAGAGGTTTTGTTGTATTAGCATTATCTACAATGCTAATAGCTGTTGGGGTTATAAATTATCAGTTAAGTAAACAATCAGCACTTACTGTATCTAAAGAATTTGAGGCTTATGAACAGGCTCAGCAAGATAAAAATACGGACAAAACAAAAACAGCAAATAATGATAAAGATGAAAAGAATAGTAAGGAGACAGCAGAAATAACTGTAGTAGATAGTAAGGATAATGAAAGTGATGCAGTTAAAGAAAAATCGGTTGAGACAAGTAAAGAAATAGAAGAACAATTAACTTCAAAGGAAAACATGAGTAAGTCTACATATATTCTTGATATGAAAATGACAAGAGAAAAACAAAGAAATGATTTATCAGAAGAATTAAATGAAATAATAAATAATCCTTCTACTACAGATAAATCAAGAGAAGAAGCATCTAATATGAAGCTTCAACTTGTTAAATATCAAGAAACTGAATTAAAAATAGAAAACTTATTAAGCGCTAAGGGATTCGAAAATGCTTTAGTATACATAGGTGAAAGCAATGTAAATGTAGTAGTAAACAAACAAGATTTATCTAAGAGTGAGGCAGCAAGAATATTTGACTTAGTGGCACAACAAGCAGGAGTATCTTACGATAAAATTAAATTAATGAATAGTTATAGCCAAAAATAA
- the xseA gene encoding exodeoxyribonuclease VII large subunit, whose protein sequence is MKLRALDISEANSYIKRILINDPILYNLRVKGEISNFKVHSSGNAYLSLKDEKSKLNCIIFKNNYDKSLNLDNGVKIIASGYISVYERDGAYQLYINEVEIEGIGNLYIEFNKLKEKLKKEGLFDTKYKKEIPSMPKAIGIVTSPTGAVIRDIINVTKRRFPKVDIKLYPVNVQGEKSAKDICEGITFFNKMENVDTIIVGRGGGSLEELWSFNEEIVAREVFKSKIPIISAVGHETDFTICDFVSDMRAPTPSAAAEIATPDLSQIYYKLDNIRNRMNRSLNNQVILDNEKLVNTFEKINNYMKNYVIRDKVIQLDQIYDKINFRLEQNFETSKEKLSKKAALLHNLSPLATISRGYSIVEKNNKVINSIKEVDVNENINITLKDGGLECNVNKINDKEV, encoded by the coding sequence ATGAAACTTAGAGCTTTAGACATAAGCGAAGCAAATTCATATATAAAAAGAATATTAATAAATGACCCTATTCTTTATAACCTTAGAGTAAAAGGTGAAATTTCTAATTTTAAGGTTCATAGTAGTGGCAATGCTTATTTATCACTAAAAGATGAAAAGTCAAAATTAAATTGTATTATTTTTAAAAATAACTATGATAAAAGTTTAAATTTAGACAATGGTGTTAAAATAATTGCATCAGGATATATTTCTGTATATGAGAGAGATGGTGCCTATCAACTTTATATAAATGAGGTGGAAATTGAAGGGATAGGTAATTTATATATTGAGTTTAATAAATTAAAAGAAAAACTAAAAAAAGAAGGATTGTTTGATACTAAATATAAAAAAGAAATACCTAGTATGCCAAAAGCTATAGGTATAGTAACATCACCTACTGGTGCTGTCATAAGAGATATTATAAACGTTACTAAAAGAAGATTTCCAAAGGTGGATATAAAATTATATCCTGTAAATGTTCAAGGAGAAAAATCTGCTAAAGATATTTGTGAAGGAATTACTTTTTTTAATAAAATGGAAAATGTGGATACCATAATAGTAGGCAGAGGAGGAGGTTCTTTAGAAGAACTTTGGTCTTTTAATGAAGAAATAGTAGCAAGAGAAGTATTCAAATCAAAAATACCTATAATATCTGCAGTAGGCCATGAAACAGATTTTACAATTTGTGACTTTGTATCTGATATGAGGGCACCAACGCCATCTGCAGCGGCAGAAATAGCTACACCAGACTTGTCACAAATTTACTATAAATTGGATAATATAAGAAATAGAATGAATAGGTCTTTAAATAATCAAGTAATATTAGATAATGAAAAGCTTGTGAATACCTTTGAAAAAATAAATAATTATATGAAAAACTATGTAATCAGGGACAAAGTTATACAGTTAGATCAAATTTATGATAAAATAAATTTTAGATTAGAACAAAACTTTGAGACTTCTAAAGAAAAGCTTTCAAAAAAAGCAGCTCTATTACATAACTTAAGTCCTCTTGCTACAATAAGTAGAGGATATTCTATTGTTGAAAAAAATAATAAAGTTATTAATTCTATAAAAGAAGTAGATGTAAATGAGAATATAAATATAACTTTAAAAGATGGTGGTTTAGAGTGTAATGTAAATAAAATTAATGACAAAGAGGTATAA
- the spoIIIAD gene encoding stage III sporulation protein AD yields MQLVGIAMVSTILCLVIRKDRPEMANFVAITAGVIILLSVVMKLNFIVEGIQSLADKVNIPAMYISLIIKLIGICYIIEFAVSLCNDCGEKNIATKLEFGGKIIIMTMSFPILLSIVDTIISLI; encoded by the coding sequence ATGCAATTAGTTGGGATTGCAATGGTTTCTACCATACTCTGTTTAGTTATAAGAAAAGATAGACCAGAAATGGCAAATTTTGTTGCCATAACAGCAGGAGTAATAATTTTATTATCTGTTGTTATGAAGTTGAATTTTATAGTTGAAGGAATACAGTCTTTAGCTGATAAGGTGAATATTCCAGCTATGTACATAAGTTTAATAATTAAGTTAATTGGTATTTGCTATATTATAGAATTTGCCGTTTCTCTTTGTAACGATTGTGGGGAAAAAAACATTGCGACTAAGTTGGAGTTTGGGGGGAAGATAATAATTATGACAATGTCATTCCCTATACTTTTATCCATCGTAGATACCATAATAAGTTTAATTTAA
- the nusB gene encoding transcription antitermination factor NusB yields the protein MKNDNVSKISYIEKARKITSREYLMKLIYQIDILEGDLQDINNYFEDFLNNNEEYIINRYEELLLQFSNENCVNLERVNMNNAIDMGYMKRVCNELSVHCYDIEELITRHALNWSLNRIAKVDLAILKLSICEIVYMSKEVPVRVSINEAIDLAKLYCDDKSPKFINGILGSVVNDTQKQ from the coding sequence ATGAAAAACGACAATGTAAGCAAAATAAGTTATATTGAAAAAGCTAGAAAAATAACAAGTAGAGAATATTTAATGAAATTAATTTATCAAATAGATATATTAGAAGGTGACTTACAAGACATAAATAATTATTTTGAAGATTTCTTAAATAATAACGAAGAATACATAATAAATAGATATGAAGAATTATTATTACAATTCTCAAATGAAAATTGTGTTAATTTAGAGCGTGTAAATATGAATAACGCAATAGATATGGGATATATGAAAAGAGTTTGCAATGAGTTAAGTGTACACTGCTATGATATAGAAGAGCTAATAACAAGACATGCCCTAAATTGGTCTCTAAATAGAATAGCAAAAGTTGATTTAGCAATATTAAAACTTTCAATTTGTGAAATTGTATACATGAGCAAAGAAGTACCTGTTAGGGTTTCAATAAACGAAGCTATCGATTTAGCAAAATTATACTGTGACGATAAATCTCCTAAATTTATAAACGGAATATTAGGAAGTGTTGTTAATGACACACAAAAACAATAA
- the spoIIIAE gene encoding stage III sporulation protein AE: MKNKILGLVLIILFSLTSASFAQDKKSDEEYEDTKNNIDLYIDNQLSKINIDEIERYVKEDNVIKDINLKTYIKDLISGKANILDLFDKNKIKAAIFSGIKTSIKIAVSILVLALLSSIIKSLENSFSSSSISTVTNYIVFITVVTLTLVSFKDILALCYSTIESIIGLVNVIIPIMISLLVLVGFPITSTALNPIFIGGIAAINIVFKKFIFVAISLAFAILVINNVTNNIKLNKLSSFIKQINVVTLGAVFTLYLGLVSIQGLYVTSFDKFTVKTAKFAVGNFIPVVGGFVSDSVDILLSSSQLIKNVFGGVGLVILVGLCLIPIIKILSVILVYKLCAIVVEPIGEDNISSFLNEVSNLMIIILATIIAVTIMFFVTIAILTSISAVAT; the protein is encoded by the coding sequence ATGAAAAACAAAATTTTGGGTCTTGTTTTAATTATTTTATTCTCTTTAACATCTGCGTCATTTGCACAGGATAAGAAAAGTGATGAAGAATATGAGGATACTAAAAATAACATAGATCTATATATAGATAATCAGTTAAGTAAAATAAACATAGATGAAATAGAAAGATACGTAAAAGAAGATAATGTAATAAAAGACATAAATTTAAAAACATATATAAAAGACTTGATAAGCGGAAAAGCAAATATATTAGATTTATTTGATAAAAACAAAATTAAAGCAGCAATTTTTTCTGGAATAAAAACTAGTATCAAAATTGCAGTTAGTATTTTAGTTTTAGCTTTATTATCATCCATAATAAAAAGTCTAGAAAATTCTTTTTCATCATCAAGTATAAGCACAGTAACAAATTACATAGTTTTTATAACTGTAGTAACATTAACTCTTGTAAGTTTCAAGGACATATTGGCATTATGTTATTCAACTATAGAAAGTATTATAGGACTTGTTAATGTAATTATACCAATAATGATCTCACTTTTAGTTTTAGTAGGATTTCCAATCACATCTACAGCATTAAATCCAATTTTTATTGGAGGAATTGCAGCTATAAATATTGTATTTAAAAAATTTATATTTGTAGCCATATCTTTAGCTTTTGCCATATTAGTAATAAATAACGTAACAAACAATATTAAATTAAATAAATTATCATCGTTTATCAAACAAATTAATGTAGTGACTTTGGGAGCTGTATTCACTTTATATCTTGGACTAGTATCTATACAAGGTTTATATGTTACATCCTTTGATAAGTTTACAGTAAAAACAGCTAAATTTGCTGTTGGAAATTTTATTCCAGTAGTTGGAGGTTTTGTATCTGACTCTGTTGATATATTGTTATCATCATCTCAGCTTATAAAAAATGTATTTGGTGGAGTGGGATTAGTAATTTTAGTAGGATTATGCTTAATACCAATAATAAAAATATTATCAGTAATACTTGTATATAAATTATGTGCCATAGTAGTAGAACCTATCGGAGAAGATAACATATCTTCTTTCTTAAATGAAGTATCAAATTTAATGATAATAATTTTAGCTACAATTATTGCTGTAACAATAATGTTTTTTGTAACCATAGCTATATTAACTTCCATAAGTGCAGTAGCAACTTAA
- a CDS encoding stage III sporulation protein AB has protein sequence MIYKKRDGTLQIKIFFIGILIGASYLIGDIIHKAFIKRHKELNEVIRILEIIRMDLAFGLYTLEEVFYRASLKQDYCLCNFCKDMQEDLRKEDGRTLEEMLNENIIKLKKETNLQHKEIDELKKLFLTLGQSDIESQQRLIDLTCENLKKFTSDSKEEIFKKGSLYKKLITFIGICIGIILI, from the coding sequence ATGATTTACAAGAAAAGAGATGGTACTTTGCAAATTAAAATATTTTTTATAGGAATTCTAATAGGAGCCAGTTATCTAATAGGTGATATTATACATAAAGCATTTATTAAAAGACATAAGGAATTAAATGAAGTCATTAGGATATTGGAAATAATTAGAATGGATTTAGCTTTTGGGTTGTACACATTAGAAGAAGTTTTTTATAGAGCATCATTAAAACAAGATTATTGCCTTTGTAATTTTTGTAAAGATATGCAAGAGGATTTACGCAAAGAAGATGGAAGAACCTTAGAAGAGATGTTAAATGAAAATATTATAAAACTGAAGAAGGAGACAAATCTACAACATAAAGAAATAGATGAGTTAAAAAAATTATTTTTAACTCTGGGACAAAGTGATATAGAATCACAACAAAGATTAATAGATTTAACTTGCGAAAATTTGAAAAAATTTACTAGCGATAGCAAAGAAGAAATTTTTAAAAAGGGTTCACTTTATAAAAAGCTAATAACATTTATAGGTATTTGTATAGGAATAATTTTAATTTAG
- a CDS encoding Asp23/Gls24 family envelope stress response protein encodes MENNNNLGQVKISNDVIVTIAGLAALEVEGVETITSLTDKLLKNNGVKIQMEDGKVTLDVVITIEYGMSIPDVSLKVQENVKNTVETMTGLEVSQVNIQVQEISFKKEKEEKELAKQAKKEEAKLAKQAKKEESKQITK; translated from the coding sequence ATGGAAAATAACAATAATTTAGGGCAAGTTAAAATTTCGAATGATGTTATAGTTACAATAGCTGGATTAGCTGCTTTAGAAGTAGAAGGTGTAGAGACAATAACTTCATTAACAGATAAATTACTTAAAAACAACGGTGTAAAAATCCAAATGGAAGACGGTAAAGTTACTTTAGATGTGGTTATAACTATTGAATATGGTATGTCAATACCAGATGTATCGCTTAAAGTACAAGAAAATGTTAAAAATACAGTTGAAACAATGACTGGATTAGAAGTTTCTCAAGTAAATATACAAGTTCAAGAAATTAGCTTCAAGAAAGAAAAAGAAGAAAAAGAATTAGCAAAGCAAGCTAAAAAAGAAGAAGCTAAATTAGCAAAACAAGCTAAGAAAGAAGAATCTAAGCAAATTACTAAATAA
- the spoIIIAC gene encoding stage III sporulation protein AC: MEIALILKVAGIGILISVLNMILEKVDRKDWATLTTLVGVVIVLGLVITEISDLFNTVRTMFQLY; encoded by the coding sequence ATGGAAATAGCATTGATATTAAAAGTTGCAGGTATTGGTATATTAATATCAGTATTAAATATGATTTTAGAAAAAGTTGATAGAAAGGACTGGGCAACGCTAACAACTCTTGTAGGTGTGGTAATTGTTTTAGGATTAGTAATAACAGAAATTAGTGATTTATTTAATACAGTTAGAACAATGTTTCAACTTTATTAA